The following proteins are co-located in the Thermus thermophilus HB8 genome:
- a CDS encoding 4a-hydroxytetrahydrobiopterin dehydratase: MDWEERENPKRLVKTFAFPNFREALDFANRVGALAERENHHPRLTVEWGRVTVEWWTHSAGGVTEKDREMARLTDALLQR; the protein is encoded by the coding sequence ATGGACTGGGAGGAGCGGGAAAACCCCAAGCGGCTCGTCAAGACCTTCGCCTTCCCAAACTTCCGGGAGGCCCTGGACTTCGCCAACCGGGTGGGGGCCCTGGCCGAGCGGGAAAACCACCACCCCCGCCTCACCGTGGAGTGGGGCCGGGTGACGGTGGAGTGGTGGACCCACTCCGCAGGCGGGGTCACGGAGAAGGACCGGGAGATGGCGAGGCTCACCGACGCCCTCCTCCAGCGGTAA
- a CDS encoding SLC13 family permease — protein MALRETLSLLVLLLAYLGLALGGLPGYRMNRAGVALVGASLLVLLGALDLEEAWRALDPSTLVFLFGVMVLNAHLGYAGFFGWVAEGLWKRARTPFALLVLLSLGSGLLSALFLNDTMALLLTPLVLRLARGLGLNPVPYLLALMAGVNTGSLMTPTGNPQNILVASLSGMAYLDFLRALFPVAFLGLALQVGLLALLYPEARSLRPLPPPPPLRYRLHPGLLRKGLLVASGLLLAFLLGYPMAQGALVAAGLLLFTRRLRSERYFMRVDWELLVMFGGLFVLTEGVRRLGLAEALLPLASSPLGLLLAATLLSLLISNVPAVLLLAPLAKTPEEWLLLAGGSTLAGNLTLLASVANLIVAEGAGREGVRVGLLEHLRFGLPLTLFSLALLYLGLA, from the coding sequence ATGGCGCTTCGGGAAACCCTTAGCCTCCTCGTCCTCCTCCTCGCCTACCTGGGCCTCGCCCTGGGGGGGCTTCCCGGCTACCGGATGAACCGGGCGGGGGTGGCCCTGGTGGGGGCAAGCCTCCTCGTGCTCCTCGGCGCCTTGGACCTCGAGGAGGCCTGGCGGGCCCTGGACCCCTCCACCCTGGTCTTCCTCTTCGGGGTCATGGTCCTGAACGCCCACCTGGGCTACGCGGGCTTCTTCGGCTGGGTGGCCGAGGGGCTTTGGAAGAGGGCCAGGACCCCCTTCGCCCTCCTCGTCCTCCTCAGCCTGGGCTCGGGCCTCCTTTCCGCCCTCTTCCTCAACGACACCATGGCCCTCCTCCTCACCCCCCTCGTCCTCCGCCTCGCCCGGGGCCTGGGCCTGAACCCCGTGCCTTACCTCCTCGCCCTCATGGCGGGGGTGAACACGGGAAGCCTCATGACCCCCACGGGAAACCCCCAGAACATCCTGGTGGCGAGCCTCTCGGGGATGGCCTACCTGGACTTCCTCCGGGCCCTTTTCCCCGTGGCCTTCCTGGGCCTCGCCCTGCAGGTGGGGCTCCTCGCCCTCCTCTACCCCGAGGCCCGCTCCCTAAGGCCCCTTCCGCCCCCTCCCCCTTTGCGCTACCGGCTCCACCCCGGGCTTCTCCGCAAAGGGCTTCTCGTGGCCTCGGGGCTCCTCCTCGCCTTCCTCCTCGGCTACCCCATGGCCCAGGGGGCCTTGGTGGCGGCGGGGCTTCTCCTCTTCACCCGGAGGCTCCGCTCGGAGCGGTACTTCATGCGGGTGGACTGGGAGCTTCTGGTGATGTTCGGCGGGCTCTTCGTCCTCACCGAAGGGGTGCGCCGCCTGGGGCTCGCCGAGGCCCTTTTGCCCCTCGCCTCTAGCCCCCTCGGGCTCCTCCTCGCCGCCACCCTCCTCTCCCTCCTCATCTCCAACGTGCCCGCGGTCCTCCTCCTCGCCCCCCTGGCCAAGACCCCGGAGGAGTGGCTCCTCCTCGCCGGGGGGAGCACCCTGGCGGGCAACCTCACCCTGCTCGCCAGCGTGGCGAACCTCATCGTGGCCGAGGGGGCGGGACGGGAGGGGGTGCGGGTGGGCCTCCTGGAGCACCTCCGCTTCGGGCTTCCCCTCACCCTCTTCTCCCTGGCCCTCCTCTACCTGGGGCTAGCCTAG
- a CDS encoding M28 family metallopeptidase: protein MEALEEVLELLKLPHRGSATALEAEAFRRLAGFLEARGLKPSEIPFRGVRSYGPELLALSLLLGLGFLSPLFPLAGALGFYLYFTGRRPWGRLLDRHPSRNLLAWKGEGTRALVLMAHVDTAKTYFLYHPKRVKGFRRSFLLNACLALLSPLLALTPLKWPLSLYFLLQAALLLHRELSAPYVKGGNDNASGVAVATALFLETDPPPGFRLGLALTGCEEVGALGAKALLPHLPEGTLVLNLDNVGRGELFYAEGEGMLRYVPYRGPLLEAARKTPGARPVRYRLAYFDTLPLAQRGFPTLTLVRLEGGVPPDWHWPTDTFARLDPKALKDTLAYARSLLKALVGLPSKLPCTPEGAGEGREEP from the coding sequence GTGGAGGCGCTGGAAGAGGTCTTGGAGCTCCTTAAGCTCCCCCACCGGGGAAGCGCCACGGCCCTCGAGGCCGAGGCCTTCCGCAGGCTGGCCGGCTTCCTGGAGGCGCGGGGCCTTAAGCCCTCGGAGATCCCCTTCCGGGGGGTGCGAAGCTACGGCCCCGAGCTTTTGGCCCTAAGCCTCCTCCTGGGCCTCGGCTTCCTCTCTCCCCTTTTCCCCCTGGCGGGGGCCTTAGGCTTCTACCTCTACTTCACGGGCAGGAGGCCCTGGGGAAGGCTTTTGGACCGCCACCCCTCGCGAAACCTCCTCGCCTGGAAGGGGGAGGGGACAAGGGCCCTCGTCCTCATGGCCCACGTGGACACGGCCAAGACCTACTTCCTCTACCACCCCAAGAGGGTGAAGGGCTTCCGGAGGAGCTTCCTCCTCAACGCCTGCCTCGCCCTGCTCTCCCCCCTTTTGGCCCTCACCCCCCTGAAATGGCCCCTAAGCCTCTACTTCCTCCTCCAGGCCGCCCTCCTCCTGCACCGGGAGCTTTCTGCTCCCTACGTGAAGGGGGGCAACGACAACGCAAGCGGCGTGGCCGTGGCCACGGCCCTCTTCCTGGAGACCGACCCCCCTCCGGGCTTCCGGCTCGGCCTCGCCCTCACGGGGTGCGAGGAGGTGGGGGCCTTGGGGGCCAAGGCCCTCCTCCCCCACCTGCCCGAGGGGACGCTCGTCCTCAACCTGGACAACGTGGGCCGGGGGGAGCTCTTCTACGCCGAGGGGGAGGGGATGCTCCGCTACGTCCCCTACCGGGGGCCGCTCCTCGAGGCCGCCCGCAAGACCCCAGGGGCGAGGCCCGTACGCTACCGCCTGGCCTACTTTGACACCCTCCCCCTGGCGCAAAGGGGGTTTCCCACCCTCACCCTCGTCCGCCTGGAAGGGGGCGTCCCCCCGGACTGGCACTGGCCCACGGACACCTTCGCCCGCCTGGACCCAAAGGCCCTAAAGGACACCCTGGCCTACGCGCGAAGCCTCCTTAAGGCCCTGGTGGGCTTGCCTAGTAAATTGCCTTGTACCCCGGAGGGGGCGGGAGAAGGGAGAGAAGAACCCTAA
- a CDS encoding GNAT family N-acetyltransferase: protein MWAFPERFEGRHVRLEPLALAHLPAFLRHYDPEVYRFLSRAPVAPTEEALRAHLEGLLGEPGRVNWAILFGKEVAGRISVIAPEPEHAKLELGTMLFKPFWGSPANKEAKYLLLRHAFEVLRAERVQFKVDLRNERSQRALEALGAVREGVLRKNRRLPDGAFRDDVVYSVLKEEWPGVKARLEARLYGASGNP from the coding sequence ATGTGGGCCTTCCCCGAACGCTTTGAGGGGCGGCACGTGCGCCTGGAGCCCCTCGCCCTTGCCCACCTTCCCGCCTTTCTCCGGCACTACGATCCCGAGGTCTACCGCTTCCTGAGCCGGGCCCCCGTGGCCCCCACGGAGGAAGCCTTAAGGGCCCACCTGGAAGGGCTCCTTGGGGAGCCCGGCCGGGTGAACTGGGCCATCCTCTTCGGGAAGGAGGTGGCGGGGCGGATCTCCGTGATCGCCCCCGAGCCCGAGCACGCCAAGCTGGAGCTCGGCACCATGCTCTTCAAGCCCTTCTGGGGAAGCCCCGCCAACAAGGAGGCCAAGTACCTCCTCCTCCGCCACGCCTTTGAGGTCCTCCGGGCGGAGAGGGTCCAGTTCAAGGTGGACCTGAGGAACGAGAGGAGCCAAAGAGCCCTGGAGGCCCTGGGAGCGGTGCGGGAAGGGGTCTTGCGGAAAAACCGCAGGCTTCCCGATGGCGCCTTCCGGGACGACGTGGTCTACAGCGTCCTCAAGGAGGAGTGGCCGGGGGTGAAGGCGAGGCTAGAGGCCAGGCTCTATGGCGCTTCGGGAAACCCTTAG
- a CDS encoding NifB/NifX family molybdenum-iron cluster-binding protein: MRVAIALAKDDATRVYPGPFGHAPRYAIYEAGPSGELVLLEIRENPYAKAHGEEKHAKMRELLRDVDLKVGARFGHKGSLGAFPLADRVEVGPVSLEEALARLKERSSA; the protein is encoded by the coding sequence ATGCGGGTCGCCATTGCCTTAGCCAAGGACGACGCCACCCGGGTCTACCCCGGCCCCTTCGGCCACGCTCCCCGGTACGCCATCTACGAGGCCGGGCCCTCCGGGGAGCTCGTCCTTCTGGAGATCCGGGAAAACCCCTACGCCAAGGCCCACGGGGAGGAGAAGCACGCCAAGATGCGAGAGCTTCTCCGGGACGTGGACCTCAAGGTGGGGGCCCGCTTCGGCCACAAGGGGTCTTTGGGGGCCTTCCCCCTGGCCGACCGGGTGGAGGTGGGGCCGGTCTCCCTGGAGGAGGCCCTGGCCCGCCTTAAGGAGCGAAGTAGCGCCTGA
- a CDS encoding TRIC cation channel family protein — MVEAPVWLGTLVFAVTGALKGVEKGFDLVKYRLFGRRLGLRLPTPRG; from the coding sequence ATGGTTGAGGCCCCGGTCTGGCTCGGCACCTTGGTCTTTGCCGTGACCGGGGCCCTGAAGGGGGTGGAGAAGGGGTTTGACCTGGTCAAGTACCGCCTCTTCGGCCGGAGGCTTGGCCTGAGGCTCCCCACCCCGAGGGGATAG
- a CDS encoding FUN14 domain-containing protein, whose product MELPDLTPYLGQITFGGLAGYAVGYALKKVGRLLAIALGLLFVALQLLAQAGYVEVDWTRIQRDVEPLLQQPALRNLWDRLLATLTHNLPFGASFVGGLVLGLRAG is encoded by the coding sequence GTGGAGCTACCCGACCTCACCCCCTACCTGGGCCAGATCACCTTTGGCGGCCTCGCCGGCTACGCCGTGGGCTACGCCCTGAAGAAGGTGGGGCGGCTTCTGGCCATCGCCCTCGGCCTCCTCTTCGTGGCCCTCCAGCTCCTGGCCCAGGCGGGCTACGTGGAGGTGGACTGGACCCGGATCCAGCGGGACGTGGAGCCCCTTTTGCAACAGCCCGCCCTCCGAAACCTTTGGGACAGGCTCCTCGCCACCCTCACCCACAACCTCCCCTTCGGCGCGAGCTTCGTGGGCGGCCTCGTCCTGGGCCTCAGGGCCGGCTGA
- the moaC gene encoding cyclic pyranopterin monophosphate synthase MoaC, whose amino-acid sequence MDLTHFQDGRPRMVDVTEKPETFRTATAEAFVELTEEALSALEKGGVGKGDPLVVAQLAGILAAKKTADLIPLCHPLPLTGVEVRVELLKAEKRVRIEATVKTKAETGVEMEAMTACAVAALTVYDMLKAASKGLVISQVRLLHKAGGKSGEWRREQ is encoded by the coding sequence ATGGACCTCACCCACTTCCAGGACGGCCGGCCCCGGATGGTGGACGTGACGGAGAAACCCGAAACCTTCCGCACCGCCACCGCCGAGGCCTTCGTGGAGCTCACCGAGGAGGCCCTTTCCGCCCTGGAGAAGGGCGGGGTGGGGAAGGGGGACCCCCTCGTCGTGGCCCAGCTTGCGGGGATCCTCGCCGCCAAGAAGACGGCGGACCTCATTCCCCTCTGCCACCCCCTCCCCCTTACCGGGGTGGAGGTCAGGGTGGAGCTCCTTAAGGCGGAAAAGCGGGTGCGCATTGAGGCCACGGTGAAGACCAAGGCGGAGACGGGGGTGGAGATGGAGGCCATGACCGCCTGCGCCGTCGCCGCCCTCACCGTCTACGACATGCTCAAGGCCGCTTCCAAGGGCCTCGTCATCTCCCAGGTGCGCCTCCTCCACAAGGCAGGGGGAAAGAGCGGGGAGTGGCGTAGGGAGCAGTAG
- the thiI gene encoding tRNA uracil 4-sulfurtransferase ThiI produces METLLLVQLFHELALKGKNRPFFLKRAKAHVRRALKGLGVALEGEWPMALLFRLPEEAWPEAKARLQDTLGVERFARVHRTPPDLEALKAALEKALEGQAFGSFRITAKRSDKAFPLTSPEIERALGAFVKGKTGAPVRLKGAEREFVVRVLPGAALLEVERHPGPGGLPPGVSGRVVALLSGGIDSPVAAYRLMRRGAEVVLVHFHPFPLLSGASREKAKALAERLARFQHRLRLHLVPFSEVQRHIIVEAPTAYRVVLYRRYMLRIAEAIAREEGALALCTGDSLGQVASQTLENLHAVNQAATLPVFRPLIGWDKEEIVAEAQRIGTYATSILPDEECCTLFAPKHPVTRARLEVVLETEARLPTEELLALALKEREVLTYTWPGKPLPEEPEGAFIMEHGPA; encoded by the coding sequence ATGGAAACCCTGCTTCTCGTGCAACTCTTCCACGAGCTCGCCCTTAAGGGGAAAAACCGCCCCTTCTTCCTCAAGCGGGCCAAGGCCCACGTGCGGCGGGCCCTAAAGGGCCTGGGGGTGGCCCTCGAGGGGGAGTGGCCCATGGCCCTCCTCTTCCGCCTCCCCGAGGAGGCCTGGCCCGAGGCCAAGGCCCGCCTCCAGGACACCCTGGGGGTGGAACGCTTCGCCCGGGTCCATAGGACCCCGCCCGACCTCGAGGCCCTGAAGGCCGCCCTAGAAAAGGCCCTGGAGGGCCAGGCCTTCGGGAGCTTCCGCATCACCGCCAAGCGCTCCGACAAAGCGTTTCCCCTCACCTCCCCGGAGATAGAGCGGGCCCTCGGGGCTTTCGTGAAGGGAAAAACGGGCGCCCCGGTGCGGCTCAAGGGGGCGGAGCGGGAGTTCGTGGTCCGGGTGCTCCCCGGGGCGGCCCTCCTGGAGGTGGAGCGCCACCCGGGCCCCGGGGGGCTTCCCCCCGGGGTCTCGGGGCGGGTGGTGGCCCTCCTCTCCGGGGGGATTGACTCCCCGGTGGCCGCCTACCGCCTCATGCGCCGGGGGGCGGAGGTGGTCCTCGTGCACTTCCACCCCTTCCCCCTCCTCTCGGGGGCGAGCCGGGAGAAGGCCAAGGCCCTCGCCGAGCGCCTGGCCCGCTTCCAGCACCGCCTGAGGCTCCACCTCGTCCCCTTCAGCGAGGTCCAGCGCCACATCATCGTGGAGGCCCCCACGGCCTACCGGGTGGTCCTCTACCGCCGCTACATGCTGAGGATCGCCGAGGCCATCGCCAGGGAAGAAGGCGCCCTCGCCCTTTGCACCGGGGACAGCCTGGGCCAGGTGGCCTCCCAGACCCTGGAGAACCTCCACGCCGTGAACCAGGCGGCCACCCTCCCCGTCTTCCGGCCCCTCATCGGGTGGGACAAAGAGGAGATCGTGGCCGAGGCCCAGAGGATCGGCACCTACGCCACCTCCATCCTCCCCGACGAGGAGTGCTGCACCCTCTTCGCCCCCAAGCACCCCGTGACCCGGGCGAGGCTGGAGGTGGTCCTAGAGACGGAGGCCCGCCTGCCCACGGAGGAGCTTTTGGCCCTGGCCCTAAAGGAGCGGGAAGTCCTCACCTACACCTGGCCCGGAAAGCCCCTACCCGAGGAGCCGGAAGGCGCTTTTATAATGGAGCATGGACCTGCTTGA
- the ispF gene encoding 2-C-methyl-D-erythritol 2,4-cyclodiphosphate synthase, with protein MRIGYGEDSHRLEEGRPLYLCGLLIPSPVGALAHSDGDAALHALTDALLSAYGLGDIGLLFPDTDPRWRGERSEVFLREALRLVEARGAKLLQASLVLTLDRPKLGPHRKALVDSLSRLLRLPQDRIGLTFKTSEGLAPSHVQARAVVLLDG; from the coding sequence ATGCGCATCGGCTACGGCGAGGACAGCCACCGCCTGGAGGAGGGGAGGCCGCTTTACCTCTGCGGCCTCCTCATTCCAAGCCCCGTGGGGGCCCTGGCCCACTCCGATGGGGACGCCGCCCTCCACGCCCTCACCGACGCCCTCCTTTCCGCCTACGGCCTTGGGGACATCGGCCTCCTCTTCCCCGACACCGATCCCCGCTGGCGGGGCGAGCGGAGCGAGGTGTTTCTCCGGGAGGCCCTCCGCCTCGTGGAAGCGCGGGGGGCGAAGCTGCTTCAGGCGAGCCTCGTCCTCACCCTGGACCGGCCCAAGCTCGGCCCCCACCGCAAGGCCTTGGTGGACAGCCTATCCCGCCTCCTCCGCCTTCCCCAGGACCGCATTGGCCTCACCTTCAAGACCTCGGAGGGCCTGGCGCCTTCCCACGTCCAGGCCCGGGCGGTGGTGCTTCTGGATGGTTGA
- a CDS encoding amidase, giving the protein MDLLEAKRLLETGRTTPLALLEEALERAKAFQDRNALAYLDEEAARKEALALTEELRRGQVRGPLHGLPLTVKDLFPVKGMPTRAGTKAPLPPLPEEARAVRRLREAGALLFAKTNMHEIALGITGENPWTGPVRNAVDPSRQAGGSSGGSAVAVALGIGLASLGTDTGGSIRIPAGFNGVVGFKPSYGRVSLEGALPLSRSTDHAGPLTRSVRDAHFLTEILAGESIPLEGVQNPVFGVPLDFLEGRLGVEVRKAFTRLLEDLPALRAEVREVSLPLEGVYEVYTRLVRYEAARIHEKALKEHPEGFSPQVREALLAGLALTEKDYRDAVAEREALRLELVKALRGVDALLLPVQPLPAPPLGTEEVELESGRKGHREAFITLTLPFSLLGVPTLALPFAKVEGMPVGLQVVGAYGEDGKVLALGGWLEARLG; this is encoded by the coding sequence ATGGACCTGCTTGAGGCGAAGCGCCTTCTGGAAACGGGAAGGACCACCCCTCTAGCCCTTTTGGAAGAGGCCCTGGAGCGGGCCAAGGCCTTCCAGGACCGGAACGCCCTCGCCTACCTGGACGAGGAGGCCGCCCGCAAGGAGGCCCTGGCCCTCACGGAGGAGCTCAGGCGGGGCCAGGTGCGGGGGCCTCTCCACGGCCTTCCCCTCACCGTAAAGGACCTCTTCCCCGTGAAGGGGATGCCCACCCGGGCGGGGACGAAGGCCCCCCTCCCTCCCCTTCCCGAGGAGGCGAGGGCGGTGCGCCGCCTGAGGGAGGCCGGGGCCCTCCTCTTCGCCAAGACCAACATGCACGAGATCGCCCTGGGCATCACCGGGGAGAACCCCTGGACGGGCCCGGTGCGGAACGCCGTGGACCCCAGCCGCCAGGCCGGGGGGTCTAGCGGCGGGAGCGCCGTGGCCGTGGCCTTAGGGATCGGCCTCGCCTCCCTGGGCACGGACACCGGGGGGTCCATCCGCATCCCCGCGGGCTTCAACGGGGTGGTGGGCTTCAAGCCCTCCTACGGCCGGGTGAGCCTGGAAGGGGCCCTTCCCCTCTCCCGCTCCACGGACCACGCCGGGCCCCTCACCCGGAGTGTGCGGGACGCCCACTTCCTCACGGAGATCCTGGCCGGGGAGAGCATTCCCTTGGAGGGCGTCCAGAACCCCGTCTTCGGGGTCCCCCTGGACTTCCTGGAGGGGAGGCTTGGGGTGGAGGTGCGGAAGGCCTTCACCCGGCTCTTGGAAGATCTCCCCGCCCTAAGGGCCGAGGTGAGGGAGGTCTCCCTTCCCCTGGAAGGCGTCTACGAGGTCTACACCCGCCTGGTGCGCTACGAGGCGGCCCGGATCCACGAGAAGGCCCTGAAGGAGCATCCCGAAGGCTTCTCCCCCCAGGTGCGGGAAGCCCTCCTCGCGGGCCTCGCCCTCACGGAGAAGGACTACCGGGACGCCGTGGCCGAGCGGGAGGCGCTCAGGCTGGAGCTGGTGAAGGCCCTGAGGGGGGTGGACGCCCTCCTCCTCCCCGTCCAGCCCCTCCCCGCCCCTCCCTTGGGCACGGAGGAGGTGGAGCTGGAGTCCGGCAGGAAGGGCCACCGCGAGGCCTTCATCACCCTCACCCTGCCCTTCAGCCTCCTCGGGGTCCCCACCCTCGCCCTCCCCTTCGCCAAGGTGGAGGGGATGCCGGTGGGGCTCCAGGTGGTGGGGGCGTACGGGGAGGACGGGAAGGTCCTGGCCCTCGGGGGCTGGCTCGAGGCCCGGCTAGGCTAG
- a CDS encoding nucleotide pyrophosphohydrolase has product MALTFREAQEEVDAWISSFREGYFPPLLMLARLAEELGELARVLAHRHGKTPKPGEAEGDLAEELGDLLFVLISLANREGVDLEAAFRRVMAKYRARDRSRWTPKDGG; this is encoded by the coding sequence ATGGCCCTCACCTTCCGCGAAGCCCAGGAGGAGGTGGACGCCTGGATCTCCTCGTTCCGGGAGGGCTACTTCCCGCCCCTCCTGATGCTCGCCCGTCTGGCGGAGGAGCTCGGCGAACTCGCCCGGGTCCTGGCCCACCGCCACGGCAAGACGCCGAAGCCGGGGGAGGCGGAGGGGGACCTCGCCGAGGAGCTCGGCGACCTCCTCTTCGTCCTCATCTCCCTGGCCAACCGGGAGGGGGTGGACCTCGAGGCCGCCTTCCGCCGGGTCATGGCCAAGTACCGGGCCCGGGACCGCTCGCGCTGGACCCCTAAGGATGGCGGCTAG
- a CDS encoding HD domain-containing protein, producing MPSFEEALALMEAWTESASLRRHMRAVEVAMRAYARRYGEDEELWAIAGVLHDMDYEKYPEEHPYRAVEELRRLGYPEEVLEAILGHASYTGTPRRTRMAKALFAVDELTGLITAAVYVRPDRSILGLELPSLKKKFKDKAFAKGVNREEIRLGAEELGVPLDEHMAFVLEAMKQEARLLGLEGA from the coding sequence ATGCCGAGCTTTGAGGAGGCCCTCGCCCTCATGGAGGCCTGGACGGAAAGCGCCTCCCTGAGGCGGCACATGCGGGCGGTGGAGGTGGCCATGCGGGCCTACGCCCGCCGCTATGGGGAGGACGAGGAGCTTTGGGCCATCGCCGGCGTCCTCCACGACATGGACTACGAGAAGTACCCCGAGGAGCACCCCTACAGGGCCGTGGAGGAGCTGAGGCGCCTGGGCTACCCCGAGGAGGTCCTCGAGGCCATCCTGGGCCACGCCAGCTACACCGGCACCCCCCGCAGAACCCGCATGGCCAAGGCCCTCTTCGCCGTGGACGAGCTCACGGGCCTCATCACCGCCGCGGTGTACGTGCGGCCGGACCGGTCCATCCTGGGCCTGGAGCTCCCCAGCCTCAAGAAGAAGTTCAAGGACAAGGCCTTCGCCAAGGGAGTGAACCGGGAGGAGATCCGGCTTGGGGCCGAGGAGCTCGGGGTGCCCCTGGACGAGCACATGGCCTTCGTCCTCGAGGCCATGAAGCAGGAGGCCCGCCTCCTCGGCCTGGAGGGCGCCTAA
- a CDS encoding acyl-CoA thioesterase: protein MEARTLELVFPEHTNPLGAAFGGFVLGLMDKVGSYAAARRAKRPVVTVAVGSVEFKVPIRTGDLLEVVARVVRVGRTSLTVEVEVYKERFGEGNGRVLATQGVLTYVAVNEKGEPVPVEAHAGTD from the coding sequence ATGGAGGCGCGGACCCTAGAGCTCGTCTTCCCCGAGCACACCAACCCCTTGGGGGCCGCCTTCGGCGGCTTCGTCCTCGGGCTCATGGACAAGGTGGGCTCCTACGCCGCCGCCCGCCGGGCCAAGCGCCCCGTGGTGACCGTGGCGGTGGGCAGCGTGGAGTTCAAGGTGCCCATCCGCACCGGGGACCTCCTGGAGGTGGTGGCCCGGGTGGTGCGGGTGGGCCGGACCTCCCTCACCGTGGAGGTGGAGGTCTACAAGGAGCGCTTCGGGGAGGGGAACGGAAGGGTTCTGGCCACCCAGGGGGTCCTCACCTACGTGGCGGTGAACGAGAAGGGGGAGCCGGTCCCGGTGGAGGCCCATGCGGGTACTGATTGA
- the mgsA gene encoding methylglyoxal synthase, whose protein sequence is MKALALIAHDAKKDEMVAFCLRHKDVLARYPLLATGTTGARIQEATGLAVERVLSGPLGGDLQIGARVAEGKVLAVVFLQDPLTAKPHEPDVQALMRVCNVHGVPLATNLVAAEALIAWIRKGTPQ, encoded by the coding sequence ATGAAGGCCCTGGCCCTCATCGCCCACGACGCCAAGAAGGACGAGATGGTGGCCTTTTGCCTGCGGCACAAGGACGTCCTGGCCCGCTACCCCCTACTCGCCACGGGGACCACGGGGGCCCGCATCCAGGAGGCCACGGGCCTCGCCGTGGAGCGGGTGCTCTCCGGTCCCTTGGGCGGGGACCTGCAGATCGGGGCCCGGGTGGCCGAGGGAAAGGTGTTGGCGGTGGTCTTCCTCCAGGACCCCCTGACCGCCAAGCCCCACGAACCGGACGTCCAGGCCCTGATGCGGGTCTGCAACGTGCACGGGGTGCCCCTGGCCACCAACTTGGTGGCGGCGGAGGCCCTCATCGCCTGGATCCGCAAGGGAACCCCCCAATAG
- a CDS encoding transposase — protein sequence MSPRSPRRKAKRLRTRRRHTWRRFPPLYLMDTTGLAYRSKDRLLRFRRGKEVRRVRGHARLLALMRWDRERRLLWPWGGVVGEGYAPDPRLGGEVLRRFPPSRGWLLADAGFDGKEVWGVLGEAGVRPVIRLRGGGEAREEARVRAREGWDPEVYRFRGVVEGVFGGMKTRLGGGYLWERKPWTAMARALLELIAYGLRVLLSLLPPPPGYKAIY from the coding sequence ATCTCGCCCCGGAGTCCTCGCCGGAAGGCGAAGCGGCTTCGGACGAGGCGCCGGCACACCTGGCGGCGCTTTCCCCCCCTCTACCTCATGGACACCACGGGGCTGGCCTACCGGAGCAAGGACCGGCTTCTCCGCTTTCGTCGGGGGAAGGAGGTGCGGCGGGTGCGGGGGCACGCGCGGCTTCTGGCCCTGATGCGGTGGGATAGGGAGAGGCGGCTCTTGTGGCCCTGGGGTGGAGTGGTGGGGGAGGGCTACGCCCCGGACCCCCGGCTTGGGGGGGAGGTGCTGAGGCGGTTTCCTCCTTCCCGGGGGTGGCTTTTGGCGGACGCGGGGTTTGACGGGAAGGAGGTGTGGGGGGTTTTGGGGGAGGCGGGGGTGCGGCCGGTGATCCGGCTTCGGGGCGGGGGCGAGGCCAGGGAGGAGGCGCGGGTGCGGGCGCGGGAGGGGTGGGACCCCGAGGTGTACCGGTTTCGCGGGGTGGTGGAGGGGGTGTTTGGGGGGATGAAGACGCGGCTGGGTGGGGGGTACCTTTGGGAGCGGAAGCCTTGGACGGCCATGGCGCGGGCGCTTTTGGAGCTCATCGCCTACGGCCTTAGGGTTCTTCTCTCCCTTCTCCCGCCCCCTCCGGGGTACAAGGCAATTTACTAG
- a CDS encoding NUDIX hydrolase — MPRKRSVALAAWGEEGLLLVLRPQDDPEFPGAWGLPAVSLQGEETLEEAALRVAREKLGAEVAEAGPIAFGVEERPGYTLELWVYEGRLLGRPRLPEPKPGKTYYAAFRFGRPEELKAAARQGSLCSRLFLAVKGLCP, encoded by the coding sequence ATGCCCAGGAAGCGCTCCGTGGCCCTGGCCGCCTGGGGCGAGGAAGGGCTCCTCCTCGTCCTCCGCCCCCAGGACGACCCCGAGTTTCCCGGGGCCTGGGGGCTTCCCGCGGTGAGCCTCCAGGGGGAGGAGACCCTGGAGGAGGCCGCCTTAAGGGTCGCCCGGGAGAAGCTCGGCGCGGAGGTGGCCGAGGCCGGGCCCATAGCCTTCGGCGTGGAGGAGCGGCCGGGGTACACCCTGGAGCTTTGGGTCTACGAGGGAAGGCTTCTGGGAAGGCCCCGCCTCCCTGAGCCCAAGCCGGGCAAGACCTACTACGCGGCCTTCCGCTTCGGCCGGCCCGAGGAGCTCAAGGCGGCCGCGAGGCAAGGCTCCCTTTGCAGCCGGCTCTTCCTCGCGGTCAAGGGGCTTTGCCCCTAG